The Couchioplanes caeruleus sequence CGTGGGAAGCCATCATCCGCTCGACGAACAGGAGTGAGGATGTCCCGCAGTTCTGTCACGGTAGGCGACCACGGCTCCGCACGCCATAGCGTGTCCGTGGAGCGCGTGATCGCGTCGCCGGCCGCGCGAATCTTCGACCTGCTCGCTGATCCCGCGCTTCATGCCCGGCTCGACGGGTCGGGCACGGTGCTGGGCAGCCACGCGCGGAATCCGCGTCGGCTCTTTCCCGGGGCGACGTTCACCATGGACATGCGCGTCCGGGTGCCGTACCGGATGTGGAACTCGGTCGTGGAGTTCGAGGAGAACCGGCGCATCGCATGGCGGCAAGAGCTGGGTCATCACGTATGGCG is a genomic window containing:
- a CDS encoding SRPBCC family protein, producing the protein MSRSSVTVGDHGSARHSVSVERVIASPAARIFDLLADPALHARLDGSGTVLGSHARNPRRLFPGATFTMDMRVRVPYRMWNSVVEFEENRRIAWRQELGHHVWRYELEPATDSATMVRETFDWSTCRAKWLIHAMSWAERNQRSMTATLDRLAALVERSY